A single Lolium perenne isolate Kyuss_39 chromosome 6, Kyuss_2.0, whole genome shotgun sequence DNA region contains:
- the LOC127334637 gene encoding protein BONZAI 1 yields MGNCCSDEVGHGAGRHSVGPAASVAEAASAAADRFLRSRGAGASTQIELSLSASILGDQEYFSKSNPMVIVYSKSNDGALEEIGRTEVILNSLNPSWTAKINLQYQFEVLQPLVFQIFDIDPQFHDVSEKMLKLEEQQFLGEAICNLSEVITKQNRLLTLKLGVSEHNLPNPSKSGELTVEAEESAGSKALMEMVFHCSDLEIKDLLSKSDPFLLISRISENGTPVPICKTEVRKNDLNPKWKPVILNLQQIGSKENPLIIECFNFSSNGKHDLVGKIVKSVAELENMYHSQDGENFFVPASTAHDCHSKEVLKSQVFVEKYLENNRHTFLDYISAGCQMNLMVAIDYTASNGNPRLPDSLHYIDPSGRPNAYQRVILEIGDVLQYYDPAKRFPSWGYGARPIDGPVSHCFNLNGSTYQPEVEGIQGIMSAYISALRNVSLAGPTLFGPLISTATEIASQSLTNNQQKYFILLIVTDGVVTDFQETIDAIIKASDFPLSIVVVGVGGADFKEMEFLDPNKGGRLESSTGRVASRDVIQFAPMKDVHGAGISVVQSLLAEIPGQFMTYMRTRETQAIS; encoded by the exons ATGGGGAACTGCTGCTCCGACGAGGTGGGCCATGGAGCCGGCCGCCACTCCGTCGGCCCGGCCGCATCCGTCGCCGAGGCAGCCTCCGCCGCGGCCGACCGCTTCCTCCGCTCACGCGGCGCCGGCGCGTCCACGCAGATCGAG TTATCTCTCTCTGCCTCGATTTTGGGCGATCAAGAGTATTTCTCCAAG AGCAATCCCATGGTCATTGTTTATTCTAAAAGCAATGATGGAGCACTTGAAGAAATTGGGCGTACTGAAGTAATTCTAAATTCACTGAACCCATCTTGGACTGCAAAGATCAATTTGCAATACCAGTTTGAAGTTCTTCAGCCATTGGT GTTTCAGATTTTTGACATTGATCCACAGTTTCATGATGTCAGTGAGAAG ATGCTTAAGCTGGAAGAGCAACAGTTTCTTGGAGAAGCAATCTGTAATTTGTCTGAG GTTATCACCAAACAGAACAGACTATTGACCCTTAAGCTTGGTGTTTCTGAGCATAACTTACCAAATCCTAGTAAATCTGGTGAGCTAACTGTCGAGGCTGAAGAAAGCGCTGGTTCAAAAGCATTAATGGAAATGGTATTCCACTGTTCAGATCTTGAAATCAAGGACCTTCTCTCAAAAAGT GATCCTTTCTTGCTAATATCTAGAATATCAGAGAACGGTACACCTGTTCCAATTTGCAAGACAGAAGTAAGGAAGAATGATCTCAATCCTAAGTGGAAGCCAGTAATTTTGAATCTCCAACAGATTGGAAGTAAG GAGAACCCCCTCATTATAGAATGCTTCAACTTCAGTAGCAATGGCAAACATGACCTAGTTGG CAAGATAGTAAAATCAGTCGCTGAATTGGAAAACATGTACCATAGTCAGGATGGTGAAAATTTCTTTGTTCCCGCCAGCACTGCCCATGATTGTCATAGTAAGGAG GTACTGAAGAGTCAGGTATTTGTGGAGAAATATCTTGAGAACAATAGACATACCTTTCTGGATTATATTTCAGCTGGGTGTCAAATGAATTTGATGGTAGCTATAGACTACACAG CTTCAAATGGAAATCCGCGGCTTCCAGATTCCTTGCATTATATTGACCCCTCTGGACGGCCAAATGCATATCAAAGA GTAATACTGGAGATTGGAGATGTACTACAGTACTATGACCCAGCTAAGCGTTTCCCCTCTTGGGGCTATGGAGCTAGACCTATTGACGGCCCTGTTTCTCACTGTTTCAATTTGAATGGCAGTACATATCAGCCTGAG GTTGAGGGAATACAAGGAATTATGTCAGCTTATATCAGTGCGCTACGCAATGTATCATTGGCTGGTCCTACACTTTTTGGTCCGTTAATTAGCACAGCTACAGAAATAGCAAGCCAATCCCTTACAAACAATCAACAGAAATACTTTATTCTGCTAATAGTCACG GATGGTGTAGTGACCGATTTTCAGGAGACGATCGATGCAATTATAAAGGCATCTGATTTTCCTTTGTCTATCGTTGTTGTTGGAGTTGGTGGGGCTGACTTCAAGGAAATGGAG TTTCTGGATCCAAATAAAGGTGGGAGACTGGAAAGCTCAACCGGGAGAGTTGCTTCTAGGGATGTTATACAGTTTGCCCCAATGAAGGATGTGCATG GCGCTGGGATATCCGTTGTTCAATCACTTCTTGCTGAGATACCAGGGCAGTTCATGACTTACATGAGAACAAGAGAAACTCAAGCAATTAGTTAA
- the LOC139832492 gene encoding uncharacterized protein has protein sequence MRFTYVLAGWEGSAHDASILAKILSRPDGLQIPKGKFYIGDAGYACRPGILPQFRKTRYHLNEVSVKHRPQNAKELFKVLRATIERVFVALKNRFKVRNQKPFHTIDTQVKLALACCILHNCILGWGEDEFFE, from the coding sequence ATGAGGTTCACCTACGTGCTTGCTGGGTGGGAGGGTTCGGCTCATGATGCGAGCATCCTGGCCAAAATCTTGTCAAGGCCTGATGGGTTGCAAATCCCTAAGGGTAAGTTCTACATTGGAGATGCTGGATATGCATGCCGACCTGGTATTCTACCtcaattcaggaaaacaaggtaccACCTCAATGAGGTCTCTGTGAAGCACCGACCTCAGAATGCGAAAGAGTTGTTCAAGGTCCTTAGAGCCACCATTGAGAGGGTCTTTGTTGCATTGAAGAACAGGTTCAAAGTCCGTAACCAGAAACCGTTCCACACTATTGACACTCAAGTAAAGCTAGCACTTGCTTGCTGCATTCTTCACAACTGTATCCTAGGTTGGGGCGAGGATGAGTTCTTCGAATAG